One region of Skermanella mucosa genomic DNA includes:
- a CDS encoding molybdopterin-dependent oxidoreductase produces MCACLLAVGVATASRQAAAQASSPVYERVTEPALKAGMDFPEPKGPVVLTVGGRIAADGPIRFDLPTLESLGLVRFTTLTSWTVEPSVFEGVLLSALLEAVGADPAATTLRMIALNEFESTTPAADARTWPVMLALKRDGEYMSRRDRGPIWVIYPQHAFPELGQRDYLSRWVWQLKTIMVE; encoded by the coding sequence ATGTGCGCCTGCCTCCTGGCCGTCGGCGTTGCGACGGCTTCCCGGCAGGCCGCGGCGCAAGCCTCCTCGCCCGTCTACGAGCGGGTCACCGAGCCGGCGCTGAAGGCAGGCATGGACTTTCCGGAACCCAAGGGCCCGGTCGTCCTGACCGTCGGGGGCAGGATCGCCGCCGACGGCCCGATCCGGTTCGACCTGCCGACCCTGGAATCCCTGGGGCTGGTCCGCTTCACCACCTTGACGAGCTGGACCGTCGAACCCTCCGTCTTCGAAGGGGTGCTGCTCTCGGCCCTGCTCGAAGCGGTCGGCGCCGATCCGGCCGCCACCACGCTGAGAATGATCGCGCTCAACGAGTTCGAAAGCACGACCCCGGCCGCCGACGCCCGCACCTGGCCCGTCATGCTTGCCCTCAAGCGGGACGGCGAATATATGTCGCGGCGCGACCGGGGGCCGATCTGGGTGATCTATCCGCAGCACGCCTTTCCGGAGCTTGGCCAGCGCGATTACCTGTCGCGCTGGGTCTGGCAGCTGAAAACGATCATGGTGGAATGA